The proteins below are encoded in one region of Ptiloglossa arizonensis isolate GNS036 unplaced genomic scaffold, iyPtiAriz1_principal scaffold0446, whole genome shotgun sequence:
- the LOC143154655 gene encoding uncharacterized protein LOC143154655, with protein sequence MTDLPQDVTVARVAIRVPPFWEKNPETWFRQLESQFVLAGITQDSTKYHYVSAHLENQYADLVNDIISDPPTQNMYDTLKAELIRRLSDTREQKIRTLLEHEEIGDRKPSTFLRRLQNLAGDTVSNEFLRTLWLGRLPRNIQSVLVSQKKESLSELASLADAVAEVTPGPQVTAASTAPDGMHAELAELRRRPVLVPLDVRYRSEKMPPAVQSCGGKQSGRSLMAASDRVPTTSRLFVTDRMTRTIFMVDTGSDLCVFPRSRAKGVHEKTTYELYAANGSTIRTYGYVTFRLNLGLRRDFTWRFVIADVTTPIIGADFLNFFNLLVDLRAKKLIPYDPCRVPGRHATIGRTPHDETRDVPLHQDHTGSTSVL encoded by the exons ATGACGGACCTTCCGCAGGACGTCACGGTAGCACGCGTCGCGATTCGCGTCCCGCCGTTTTGGGAAAAGAACCCAGAAACATGGTTCCGGCAGCTGGAGTCGCAATTCGTGCTGGCTGGAATCACCCAGGATTCCACCAAGTACCATTACGTAAGCGCGCATCTGGAGAACCAGTACGCCGACCTGGTGAACGACATCATCAGCGACCCGCCAACGCAGAACATGTACGATACGTTAAAAGCGGAACTGATCCGACGCCTCTCGGACACCAGGGAGCAGAAGATCCGCACGCTCCTGGAGCACGAGGAAATCGGCGACCGGAAGCCATCGACTTTCCTGCGCCGGTTACAAAACCTTGCGGGCGACACggtgtcgaacgaatttttgagGACACTGTGGCTGGGGCGCCTCCCCCGGAACATCCAATCGGTGTTGGTATCACAAAAGAAGGAAAGTTTGTCCGAGCTCGCTTCTCTCGCCGACGCCGTGGCAGAGGTGACACCGGGTCCCCAGGTCACCGCCGCGTCGACCGCACCCGACGGGATGCACGCGGAGTTGGCCGAGCTACGCC GACGGCCGGTGCTGGTACCATTGGATGTTCGGTACCGCAGCGAGAAGATGCCGCCAGCCGTGCAATCATGTGGCGGAAAACAATCGGGCCGATCGTTAATGGCGGCAAGCGATCGTGTGCCGACTACAAGCCGCTTGTTCGTGACGGATCGAATGACcagaacaatttttatggtggaCACCGGATCGGATTTGTGCGTGTTTCCACGGTCGCGGGCGAAGGGGGTGCACGAAAAGACGACGTACGAGCTATAcgcggcgaacggttcgacgatccgGACCTACGGTTACGTCACGTTCCGTCTAAACCTGGGGCTGAGACGGGATTTCACGTGGCGATTCGTCATTGCCGACGTTACAACCCCGATCATAGGCGccgattttttaaactttttcaaccTCCTCGTCGACCTGCGAGCAAAAAAACTG ATTCCATACGATCCTTGCCGAGTTCCCGGACGTCACGCGACCATCGGGAGGACACCGCACGACGAGACACGAGACGTGCCACTACATCAGGACCACACCGGGTCCACCAGTGTCTTGTAA